The Haloarcula laminariae sequence GAGTTCGTCGACGCGCTCGCTCAACAAGCGATTTTTCTCCGCCAGATACGCACGACTCCGGTCTGCCTCGTCAGGCGTCCCGCCAGTTGCGACCCCGTCAGGTTGGCCGTGAGAATCTTCGGTATCGCCGCCAGCGTCCGGGTCGTAGAACTCCGACGTGGTCGCAATCGCTCGCTCGATGGTCTTCTTGCCGTACGTCGACCCGTCAGCGTAGTGGACCTCGTCCCACTTCTCCCGCATCAATCCCGACTGCCGGAACAGCTGCTCCATTTGGGTCCGGTCACCACCGGTCCAGAACGCCAGCAAACAGCACAGCGCCATGTCGGCCTCGGACTGACTGTCGTAGCCGACCGTATTCCCGTTCCAGAGCCGCTCGAACTTCTCGCCGTTCGATGCGTTTCGCGCTTTCTCGAGGAGGTCCTCGTCTTCGAGGTCGACGTCGGCTGCGTCGGTCGTCGGTGACCGGGCGTCAGTGCCATCACGCTGTTCGGACTCGGAGGCTGTGTCACGCTCTGTGTCCTGGACGTACTCGCGGTGAATCGCTGTGAGCGCGTCCTGCCGGCGTGCAACGCGCGTCGGTGTCCGCTCGACGTGGTCGCCAGTGACGGTGAAAAAGCGTGCCGTGTCGTACAATTCGACGCTCCCGCGCCGGTTCCGCCCCTCGGGGAGTGCGCCAGTGATCAGGACGTGATAGCCGGTACCGGACGGTGACACCTCGGTGTAGGAGTCGAGTCGCTCAATGATGTCCAGCGCCGCGTCGTCGACGTCGTCTGTCTCGGGATCGCGGCAGTCGTCCAGATCGACGCCGACGATGGAGTCGTCGTCAGTAAACACGAACCCGATACCATCGGCGTGCTCTGTCTCGCTGTAGTCGAGTGCTGCCTCGAAACTCGCCCAGGTCTCCGACTCTGTTGCTGACGCGAACCCCCCAGCCCCTGGCGTCACCGGAATCTTCGTCGGTTTGCCGTCTCGCTCCTCCTCGCGCCAGCACACCCACTGGTCGCGTTCGCGTAACGTCTCCGGAATCGCCTCCGGCTCGTCGATCATAGGCTCACTCATCCTCACGTAGCACCTCGCATGGCTCTCACTGGCTCTGAGCCAGCACAGAACGCTCTCTGCTGTACGTCGCGATCCAATCCCTTGGTCCCAACGGGGACCCCCCGTTCTATCTTAGTTGGTTGTTGGGTGGAACACCCGCTATAGCAGGTTAAAAATCGCTGGACGTGAGCGTGTTCCACCCATTTCGGCCGTTTCGTAGCTGTTCCACCCATTGAAGATTTGGGTGGAACATGCCGCAGTCGGGTGATTTCCGACCTTCGAGTTTGATTGGATGAGGTCATGATTCAGCTTGGGTGGAACAGGTCTCAAGAAGTCCCGATGATATCGGGAATTGGACCGTGTACGTCCATTTCATGGCTGAAAGTCCTCTTCAGACCGGATGCGGACACCAGTGTAATGCGGGACGGGTTCCCCGTCGATTCGCTTCTTCGTGGAGTCCACCTTGATGTGGGTGTTGAGCTTCCGGGTGAACCAACTCTTATTCAGCGGATCGTCGATGCCGTGTGCCTCTGCCCAGTCGTTGTAGAGACCGAATACATCGTCTTTCGGCACGGCTTCATCCGCGTCTTCGACGAGATATTCGTCGACAAACGCTTCGAACGACGGTGGCGATTGGTCTTTCTCGACTTTCTCATCGGCCTGGTCGGTCTGACTGGGTGGTTCGTCAGCGGCCGCTGATTCAGGCGATGCGGGACGGAATGCCCCGTCAGTGATTGCCGAGAGTGGCCGCTTCTCACCGTCTTCATACACGACCGATTTCGCCTCATCGTGAAGGATAAGGATGCCGTACGTCGAACGTGTGTAGTCTGGTACGGGGAGGTCGGCTTCGGGGACGAATGGCTTCTTGACACGCACCCAGTCATCCTCGAACGCCGGTTTCGTCTCGTAGATGTGTTGCTCACCATGCTCATAAACGACGTACTCGTCGGCAGCGTGGTCGTAGCTGTAGATGGCCGGAACACGATCTTTCGAGAGTTTTTCAAGCGACGGGAGGCGGATGTGTTCCGTCTCGCTGGCATCACGAAGGACGATCTCGTCGCCATCACGCTGCCAGATATTCTGGGTCCCATTCTCGTCATCGGTCGCCGGGCGGACGGCCGTCACTCCACCTTCTTCGGTCGCTCCGCCGTTGAACGTGAGATTCGAGTCAGTCGTGTAGAACCGCGTCTCACCATTCTGGAGGGTACGGACGGGTGGTGTGAGAATGCCGTCGACACGCTCGGCCCACTCAGTTTCGTCGTTTCCTGGTCGAACGACAAACAGCGGGATATCCCCTGCTGCTTGGGCCTTCCGGAGGTTCGTGAGCACCTTTGTGGGATTCTCGGGTGTCGTCGTTTCGACTTCGATGGCGAATCGGTCGTCAACGTCGGGGTGACTCGCCCTCGCGTCGGGTTTCTCGCTGCCATCCTGTGCGAGGATCGAGACAGTGAAGCCGAGTGCGGTAAGCTCTTCTTCGATCTGGAGGAGTGCTGCGTCGTGGGCACTCCCACCAGCGGCCTGCACGCCACCAGTATCGGGTGTCGCGACCTCTTCTCCGGCGTCAGTGAGCCGGATGCGGAGCTCGTCAGCGTCGATATCGACGGTCGTATCGAGGTATCGTGATCGTTCTCGGATGTCCGCGAGGGCATCATACGATGGCGGCTCGGCGTCGACGTCGTCGAAGAGCCGTCTGAGTTCGTCGTCACCTGCTTCGACGGCCACCCAGCCGTTTTCCTCACGGCAGCCCTCTCGAAGCTGCAGACTCCGAACCACGTTCGCAATCGCGACGTCCAGGTCGTCGCTCGCGATATCGAGCACTTCGTGTCCGTCGGCAGGTGTGCTCGTTGTTGAGGTGTCTGGCTCAGCCGGCACGCCGTGTTCGTCGCTGATGTGCTCGTGCATCGAGGAGAGCGTCTCAGTGAACTGCTCCTCTTCACGCTCAGTGAGCGGGGATTCGCTCTCGGGGTGGCCCGGTGGAATCGGGAGTGGTTCGAGACTGAACGGATACGGCCCCGTTTCACCGAACGTCGGGCTTGGCAAGCTGGCGATCCACTCCCCTCGTGGCAACGAACGAATTCGATTGGCGAAATCCGCGGGGTCCATCTCTTCGTGGGCCATCGCTCGCGCCAGTTCCCGGTCGACGTTGATTTTCCCGATGAGCGAACTGCCGATGTTGTTCAGAGCGTTCAAGTAGATTTTCCGCCCGCCTTCGGCCTCCATCTGTTCGGGGAACTGCATCGACAGGCCAACAGAGAGCCGGAATCCCCGGCCTTTCTCGAGGAGATCGTTCATGATGTCGGAGACCACAACCGATGCTGCCTCGTCGACGAGCAAGTTCACGACGTAGTCGTCCGAGTGCTGGGAGAGGGCCTGTTTGCGGTCCTTGAGGGCTGCATCGAGATTGGTCAGGATCACACCGGTCATGATCCGGGCGGCATCGTCGCGGAGGTCACCGAGGTCGAAGAGGATGACCGTATCCTCGTCGAGGACATCCCGAAAGTCGAACTGGTTCTCGGTATTGTTGAAGATCTGCCGCAGGTGCGTATCCTGTGAAATGTACGCAAGGCGGTTTCCGACACCGCCCATCACGTTCGCGAAGGTGTTCGGATCTAACTGGAGCTGCCGTCGAATCGTCCGGGTGACTTCCTCGTCGCTCGACCGTGGAGCGTCGCCGATGTTTTCGTTCGGTGGCCCGGCCTCCCAGAGCTGGTCGACGACGTGTTCGAGCTGTCGGTGAGCGAAGTAATCCGTCGACGCTCGGTATAGCCCGTTTTCACGCCCGTATTCCTCGTCGAACAGTGCCTTGATGAGTGTCTTGATGAGAGTTGGGGCCACAGTCGCCCGCTCGTAGCGGTCGGTTCCCATCACGAGCTTCAAAATCTCTTCGTAGTGGTCGGCCTTCCGTTGCACGGCGTCTTCGCGGCGCCGTCCGCTCTCCATCGACGGTTCGAGATCAAAAAACGAGAACCCGGGGAGGACGTCCGGGATCGGGAAGTGGACGACGTTCTCTTCGAGGTCGGTCATTCCGAACCGACGCGCGTGAGCTCGCATATAATTCTGGGCCATATCGTCGTTTTTCGGGATGATGAGGATCGTTGGCCCCTCGGTGTTGTCGTACAGCGACAGCAGGTCGTTGATGAGGGCTTTCGACTTCCCAGAGCCGGTTGTTCCGAACCGGCCGTAATGAGTGGGCAGCAGTCCGGGTGGAATGTGTGTCGGCACATCTTCGGCCTCGCCGGTGTCGTCGAGGGCATACCCGATTGCCATCCCGTCTCGGAATTCACTCATGAGGTCTTGGTGTGGACGGGGCAACGGATTCCGACTCTGCTGTTCCGCACGCGTCCCCCGTGTCCCCTCGACAGTAAGCTGTTCCGAGGAAGGTACGAGTACGAAGTGCGCGAGTTCTCGGCCGCTCAGGACGAACTCCGGTCGGGTCTTTCCACGGCCAGTCGTGATCTCACGATCCAAGAGCCGCTGCAGCGCCGCTCGTGCGTTCCGTTCTTTCGTGGCTGCCCGGAAGCCGCTGTCACGTAATCGTTCGGCCGCAACTTGGTAGTACGGCCCGTCAAGCGGGTCGAATACTGGGACAAGTGATTGCATTCGCTCATCGAGATCATCGCGACCGTCACCACCGGATGGAATCCCGACTGCTCGGATGTTCGCGGTGAACGACCGTTTCGGATTTTTCGCCTCGATTGCCGCGACACGTTTTGCAACGGCGTCGCTCAGCTGGTTTCTGTCCCGGCTCTCCGACTGATCGTCGAGTTCGAAAAGGGAGCCAATAATTTCCTGAGCGAGTGTGTCCCGTCCGTCGATGACGTCCTCCTTGCGGAGGTCGGCATCGGACTGCCAGCTCTCGCGTCGTTGGAAGACGACTTGGAACGCTACTGGTGCTGTCGCCTCCATTAGGTGGTCGACAAGCGACGCGAGCGCACCCCCTGGCTGATCGACGGCTGGGAGTTCCGCTTCGTCGTCGGCAGTAAATGGCGAGAGTGAGGTCATCCAGTCTTGCTTCCGAGTTGCCGACCCCTGCCACCGCACGCCGAG is a genomic window containing:
- a CDS encoding primase-like DNA-binding domain-containing protein, translated to MAAKREVTTMREYLRVTPTSERLNPERLPQALESLHKLTSTDSTGLGDKLNPLHSDTPLRFEFLALSEGKNDPVEFYYGADDHLDTLEKRLRSIYPETFDIERTEVDIASRLVQPVEFDRETFVEHYESGDLQYEFDPDEQYERGTDDNKQSGPGDAESVADGGTVGNQSLDHFIEIGDTALELAPPDAIPEDEPLMTLAKPTVTSEGTILARPATESVSPLGVRWQGSATRKQDWMTSLSPFTADDEAELPAVDQPGGALASLVDHLMEATAPVAFQVVFQRRESWQSDADLRKEDVIDGRDTLAQEIIGSLFELDDQSESRDRNQLSDAVAKRVAAIEAKNPKRSFTANIRAVGIPSGGDGRDDLDERMQSLVPVFDPLDGPYYQVAAERLRDSGFRAATKERNARAALQRLLDREITTGRGKTRPEFVLSGRELAHFVLVPSSEQLTVEGTRGTRAEQQSRNPLPRPHQDLMSEFRDGMAIGYALDDTGEAEDVPTHIPPGLLPTHYGRFGTTGSGKSKALINDLLSLYDNTEGPTILIIPKNDDMAQNYMRAHARRFGMTDLEENVVHFPIPDVLPGFSFFDLEPSMESGRRREDAVQRKADHYEEILKLVMGTDRYERATVAPTLIKTLIKALFDEEYGRENGLYRASTDYFAHRQLEHVVDQLWEAGPPNENIGDAPRSSDEEVTRTIRRQLQLDPNTFANVMGGVGNRLAYISQDTHLRQIFNNTENQFDFRDVLDEDTVILFDLGDLRDDAARIMTGVILTNLDAALKDRKQALSQHSDDYVVNLLVDEAASVVVSDIMNDLLEKGRGFRLSVGLSMQFPEQMEAEGGRKIYLNALNNIGSSLIGKINVDRELARAMAHEEMDPADFANRIRSLPRGEWIASLPSPTFGETGPYPFSLEPLPIPPGHPESESPLTEREEEQFTETLSSMHEHISDEHGVPAEPDTSTTSTPADGHEVLDIASDDLDVAIANVVRSLQLREGCREENGWVAVEAGDDELRRLFDDVDAEPPSYDALADIRERSRYLDTTVDIDADELRIRLTDAGEEVATPDTGGVQAAGGSAHDAALLQIEEELTALGFTVSILAQDGSEKPDARASHPDVDDRFAIEVETTTPENPTKVLTNLRKAQAAGDIPLFVVRPGNDETEWAERVDGILTPPVRTLQNGETRFYTTDSNLTFNGGATEEGGVTAVRPATDDENGTQNIWQRDGDEIVLRDASETEHIRLPSLEKLSKDRVPAIYSYDHAADEYVVYEHGEQHIYETKPAFEDDWVRVKKPFVPEADLPVPDYTRSTYGILILHDEAKSVVYEDGEKRPLSAITDGAFRPASPESAAADEPPSQTDQADEKVEKDQSPPSFEAFVDEYLVEDADEAVPKDDVFGLYNDWAEAHGIDDPLNKSWFTRKLNTHIKVDSTKKRIDGEPVPHYTGVRIRSEEDFQP